In Mytilus trossulus isolate FHL-02 chromosome 6, PNRI_Mtr1.1.1.hap1, whole genome shotgun sequence, a single window of DNA contains:
- the LOC134721882 gene encoding bifunctional polynucleotide phosphatase/kinase-like, whose translation MIIRLFMNNCLLFKQSTKLFVDRISLKPLQNVRKMFISCNLICPNNTHDPIPLPDGEPVVIGRSKDTRIIDLSCSRHQVEITAHWKTEDITVKQLGSNSSSIDGIELEKDREVRLQLTSTLYVLTGLYPQKVDVKKKAPLKNNKNEEISSSKNDKKRPADQEEKLISPPSKRQKVEKKESISDEEHIKDVEEKLNLLKKLKNDKIKDGAKEVDTEKVQKEKTKENTTDFKFSEKKEGEPATESKWDQYDKLVIHTRKGLCSRSKIAGFDIDGTIIGTQSGNVFPKHPGDWRILFAEIPKKLKELHSDGYKIVFFTNQLGVARGKVKLEDLKTKFTRLVDKLGVPVQILIATDGGMYRKPAQGMFYYLQEKGNDKILVDKENSFYVGDGAGRPEKWQPKRKKDFSSSDRLFALNLGIKFYTPEEFFLNQKPAPFNLPEYDPRKLKSTDPLCDPPGAKVVSDQPEVVIFAGYPGSGKSFFGKKYLEPKGYVHVNRDTLGTWQKCVSLTAKSLKEGKSVMVDNTNPDPESRARYIDVAKKAGVPCRCFVFKATQQQAMHNERFRELTDKTHKPINVMIMNAFKSKFKEPNMKEGYTEIVKINFVPKFDNKKHELLYKQFLLEK comes from the coding sequence ATGATTATAAGACTGTTtatgaataattgtctcttgTTTAAACAGAGTACCAAACTTTTTGTGGACAGAATATCTTTAAAGCCTCTTCAAAACGTGCGTAAAATGTTTATCTCGTGTAATCTGATTTGTCCCAATAATACTCATGATCCAATTCCACTTCCTGATGGGGAACCAGTAGTGATCGGTAGAAGTAAAGATACCAGAATTATTGATTTGTCGTGTTCTCGACACCAGGTTGAAATTACCGCCCACTGGAAAACAGAAGATATAACAGTGAAACAGTTGGGAAGTAACTCCTCGTCAATTGATGGTATTGAATTGGAAAAGGATAGAGAGGTCAGACTCCAATTGACCTCTACTCTGTATGTTCTAACTGGATTGTATCCACAGAAGGTTGACGTAAAGAAGAAAGCACcacttaaaaacaacaaaaatgaggaaataagTTCATCAAAAAACGATAAGAAAAGACCAGCAGATCAGGAAGAAAAGTTAATTTCACCACCATCAAAACGACAAAAAGTAGAAAAGAAAGAAAGTATTTCTGACGAAGAACACATAAAAGATGTTGAGGAAAAGTTAAATCttctaaaaaaattgaaaaatgataaGATAAAAGATGGTGCTAAGGAAGTTGATActgaaaaagtacaaaaagaaaagacaaaagaaaatacaacaGATTTCAAATTCAGTGAGAAAAAGGAAGGTGAACCTGCTACTGAGAGCAAATGGGATCAATATGACAAGTTAGTCATACATACAAGAAAAGGCCTTTGTTCAAGGTCAAAGATAGCAGGATTTGACATTGATGGTACTATTATAGGGACACAGTCTGGTAATGTATTTCCAAAGCATCCTGGAGATTGGAGAATTCTTTTTGCAGAAATTCCAAAGAAACTGAAAGAGTTACATTCTGATggttataaaattgttttctttactaACCAGCTTGGTGTGGCACGAGGAAAAGTGAAGTTAGAagacttaaaaacaaaatttacaagaCTGGTTGATAAACTTGGAGTACCAGTTCAAATTCTGATAGCCACTGATGGTGGCATGTACAGGAAACCAGCTCAAGGTATGTTTTATTATCTACAAGAAAAGGGAAATGATAAAATACTGGTTGATAAAGAAAACAGTTTTTATGTGGGAGATGGTGCAGGAAGACCAGAAAAATGGCAGCCAAAGAGGAAGAAAGATTTCTCCAGTAGTGATCGATTGTTTGCATTGAATCTTGGGATCAAGTTTTACACACCAGAGGAGTTTTTCCTAAATCAGAAGCCTGCACCTTTTAATCTACCTGAATACGATCCTAGAAAGTTGAAATCTACAGATCCATTATGTGATCCTCCCGGAGCAAAGGTTGTATCAGATCAGCCAGAAGTTGTTATATTTGCTGGCTATCCAGGTTCTGGTAAATCCTTCTTTGGTAAAAAGTACCTAGAACCAAAAGGATATGTTCATGTCAATCGTGATACTCTTGGCACTTGGCAGAAATGTGTTTCCCTCACGGCCAAGTCTTTAAAGGAAGGAAAAAGTGTGATGGTAGATAACACGAATCCTGATCCAGAATCAAGGGCAAGGTATATAGACGTTGCCAAAAAAGCTGGAGTTCCTTgtagatgttttgtttttaaggcTACTCAACAACAGGCAATGCATAATGAAAGATTCCGAGAACTGACTGATAAAACACACAAACCTATCAATGTTATGATTATGAATGCATTCAAGTCAAAGTTCAAAGAACCAAACATGAAAGAAGGCTATACAGAAATTGTCAAGATTAACTTTGTTCCAAAGTTTGATAATAAAAAGCATGAATTGTTATACAAACAATTCCTTCTTGAAAAGTGA
- the LOC134721885 gene encoding triple QxxK/R motif-containing protein-like → MGKKDAAGVRAGPVDQYRKQIGKQDYKKSKKELKSQKQRADKKNSAIGVKEVILVLLAFLAVMVAVYAFLFWQLSGKDEQ, encoded by the exons ATGGGTAAGAAAGATGCAGCTGGAGTAAGGGCAGGTCCAGTAGACCAGTATAGGAAACAGATAG gAAAACAAGATtataagaaaagtaaaaaagaacTAAAGAGTCAGAAACAAAGAGCAGACAAGAAGAATTCCGCCATTGGTGTGAAG gaGGTTATACTAGTACTTCTTGCATTTCTAGCAGTGATGGTAGCAGTTTATGCATTTCTTTTCTGGCAGCTCTCTGGTAAAGATGAACAGTGA